From Arachis stenosperma cultivar V10309 chromosome 2, arast.V10309.gnm1.PFL2, whole genome shotgun sequence, one genomic window encodes:
- the LOC130963686 gene encoding uncharacterized protein LOC130963686 encodes MNIGMASLTQTHYQIHTSTNRKEHHRSLILLNSGKAFQLQGLSFPRTRIKESSICCTKLTPWEPSPFTYAPTDNQSDKFLPSSANIFETLDPSKTAESITENAEASAETENHSGMQFQLFKWPMWLLGPSILLATGMVPTLWLPISSIFLGPNIASLLSLVGLDCIFNLGATLFLLMADSVSRPKNPMQECNSKAPFSYRFWNIVATLTGFIIPMLLMFGSDKGILQPQLPLISSLVLFGPYLLLLSVQVLTEILTWHWQSPVWLVTPVIYESYRVLQLMRGLKLGAELGVPAWMMHTIRGLVCWWVLILGLQLMRVAWFAGFNARGRKQQSPSSNTSAANGVY; translated from the coding sequence ATGAATATAGGAATGGCATCATTAACTCAAACTCATTATCAAATACACACATCAACTAACAGGAAGGAACATCATAGAAGCCTGATATTATTAAACTCTGGAAAAGCATTTCAACTCCAGGGACTTAGTTTTCCTCGTACTCGAATAAAAGAATCAAGCATATGCTGCACAAAGTTGACTCCGTGGGAGCCGTCACCTTTCACTTATGCTCCTACAGATAATCAGAGTGATAAGTTCTTGCCAAGTTCGGCCAATATATTTGAAACTCTTGATCCTAGTAAAACAGCTGAATCGATTACAGAAAATGCTGAAGCATCTGCAGAGACTGAGAATCACTCAGGCATGCAATTTCAGCTTTTCAAGTGGCCTATGTGGCTTCTAGGTCCTTCTATTCTCCTTGCAACCGGCATGGTGCCGACGTTATGGTTACCAATATCCTCAATCTTTCTTGGTCCCAATATAGCAAGCCTACTTTCCTTGGTTGGACTTGATTGCATCTTTAACCTCGGCGCAACCCTTTTTCTCCTCATGGCTGACTCTGTTTCACGTCCGAAGAATCCAATGCAAGAATGCAACAGCAAGGCACCCTTCAGCTACCGGTTCTGGAACATAGTTGCTACTCTAACCGGATTCATCATCCCAATGTTGCTGATGTTTGGATCTGATAAGGGCATTCTGCAGCCTCAACTTCCTCTCATCTCGTCGTTAGTTCTATTTGGACCTTATCTTCTTCTATTGTCAGTACAGGTTCTGACTGAGATACTGACTTGGCATTGGCAATCACCAGTCTGGCTCGTTACCCCGGTCATATACGAGTCCTACCGTGTTCTGCAGCTAATGAGGGGGTTGAAGCTCGGAGCCGAACTTGGTGTGCCGGCATGGATGATGCATACTATTAGGGGGCTGGTTTGCTGGTGGGTGCTAATTCTTGGTTTGCAGCTTATGAGGGTTGCTTGGTTTGCAGGTTTTAATGCTCGAGGCCGAAAGCAGCAATCGCCTTCGTCCAATACTTCGGCTGCTAATGGTGTTTACTGA